The following coding sequences lie in one Chelatococcus sp. YT9 genomic window:
- a CDS encoding metallophosphoesterase, which translates to MAQEFRIVQVSDLHLSGKRGRYQDNWEITLEWIDAEKPDLVVVSGDVALSDPDEVDDLVFARRQLNRISAPWRVIPGNHDIGDNVVSGGMAKSVDAERRQRWLDLFGPDYWQQTCGAWTAIGVNAQILNSGGFPAEEEQSAWLTRTLAEIPRERPIALFVHKPLFMDHPSEAGVTSDCLDPEARHRLLRPFADKSLKLVACGHKHQYRSFGINGIIHIWAPATSAVNHPPEVKMWGLREVGFVDIRLGESGGLRQRLVGRDMLFRHESYVYAKEYGSAAAGPEQPVAP; encoded by the coding sequence ATGGCACAAGAATTTCGCATCGTGCAGGTCTCAGATCTGCACCTGAGCGGCAAACGCGGGCGCTACCAGGACAATTGGGAGATCACGCTCGAATGGATTGACGCTGAGAAGCCCGACCTTGTCGTGGTCAGTGGCGATGTGGCCCTATCCGATCCCGACGAAGTCGACGACCTCGTTTTCGCGCGGCGTCAGCTCAACCGCATCAGCGCGCCCTGGCGGGTCATCCCAGGCAACCACGATATCGGAGACAACGTGGTCTCGGGTGGGATGGCCAAATCGGTCGACGCGGAACGGCGGCAGCGCTGGCTTGATCTCTTCGGACCCGACTATTGGCAGCAGACCTGTGGCGCGTGGACGGCGATCGGCGTCAATGCACAGATTCTGAACTCCGGCGGGTTTCCTGCGGAGGAGGAGCAGAGCGCATGGCTCACACGAACGCTCGCAGAGATACCGCGCGAACGCCCAATCGCGCTTTTCGTCCACAAGCCCCTGTTTATGGATCATCCGTCGGAGGCTGGCGTCACCTCGGACTGCCTTGATCCCGAAGCACGCCACCGCTTGCTGCGCCCTTTTGCCGACAAATCGCTGAAGCTGGTCGCCTGCGGTCACAAGCACCAGTATCGATCGTTTGGCATCAACGGCATCATCCACATCTGGGCGCCCGCCACGAGCGCCGTCAATCACCCGCCAGAGGTGAAGATGTGGGGCTTGCGCGAAGTCGGCTTCGTGGACATTCGCCTGGGTGAAAGTGGTGGCCTGCGGCAGCGTCTCGTTGGACGCGACATGCTGTTCCGACACGAATCCTACGTTTACGCGAAGGAGTATGGTTCGGCGGCGGCCGGCCCGGAGCAGCCAGTCGCCCCATGA
- a CDS encoding histidine phosphatase family protein → MNALAPQSVRRLNLDPSISRFLFLRHGRTAYNLQRIVQGHTDIPLDAVGREQAVYAAEFLFGHGSIDRIVSSDLSRASTTAQTVASRLGLPLLLDPDLRERGFGPFEGGPAIQGLWSRDAEGMETLEVFSGRLARALGRHLGTSSSLLVAHGGVLRVLGLMLGVAISDDLVRNAAPLAFSRTNEGWQVMDLTGAIHL, encoded by the coding sequence AACCTTGACCCATCGATCTCAAGATTCCTTTTCCTGCGCCACGGTCGCACCGCCTACAATCTGCAGCGTATCGTTCAGGGCCATACTGACATCCCGCTGGACGCGGTGGGGCGCGAGCAGGCAGTCTATGCCGCAGAGTTTCTTTTCGGCCATGGATCGATCGACCGTATCGTCTCAAGTGATCTGTCGCGGGCCAGCACGACGGCGCAGACGGTGGCGAGCCGCCTTGGACTGCCACTTCTGCTTGATCCGGATTTGCGCGAACGCGGCTTTGGTCCATTCGAGGGTGGGCCGGCGATCCAAGGGCTCTGGTCGAGGGATGCAGAGGGCATGGAGACCCTAGAGGTCTTCTCCGGTCGCCTCGCGCGCGCCCTCGGCCGTCATCTCGGCACGTCCTCGTCCTTGCTGGTGGCCCACGGCGGTGTCCTGCGCGTGCTCGGCCTCATGCTCGGCGTGGCGATTTCCGACGACCTCGTGCGGAATGCCGCGCCGCTGGCGTTCAGCCGGACGAATGAGGGGTGGCAGGTGATGGACTTGACCGGCGCAATCCATCTTTGA